The Nostoc sp. 'Lobaria pulmonaria (5183) cyanobiont' genome window below encodes:
- a CDS encoding plasmid replication protein, CyRepA1 family, producing MHLHYLHPQHLEELVKSSGIDLHLVHLNFRSLQGVTAYEYLLISGLLPRTNSGMVKSSWLQRYAHITEGGWWCSGLDPLNNWQMMEWGCFKPNQPRQNHNGKPIKYEHPPSTPTRVFCLRVTLQVWQQIAGRYNLVMPENITITDDGEARGFWQWVMQQNIPLIICEGVKKAATLLTQGYVAIAIPGISSGYRVVKDEFGKVTRRQLIPDLAAFAITKRSFYICFDFETQPKTIAAVNNAISQLGCLFQQKNCPVKVIELPGIEKGVDEFIVAKGASSFEKVYRQGVDLEIYLAQTKPHTELRIPAAFTFNRPYIGEIPFPTSGLVGVKSAKGTGKTTALQGVVRQAKTKNQPVLLITHRILLGRFLCEKIGIQWGTHKEDGEKKINKTLTPAPPILRSPFPQQSLGLCVDSIWKLNPENWRGAIVILDEVEQSLWHLLNSNTCKHKRVKILKLFQQLIATVLTSGGLVIAQDADLSDVSLEYLQGLAGIKLTPWVILNQWKPQQGWDVTFYDSPNPTPLIHQLELDLLAGRKCYVTTDSRAGRYSCETIERYLKERLQKLRRQYPKTLVVSSHTTNTPGHAAVDFIAAINQKISEYDGVFVTPSLGTGISIDVQHFDRVYGIFQGVIPDSEARQALARVRDDVPRVVWCAKRGIGLIGSGSTNYRLLSDWYQENQKENLALLSPLHKIDVDLPLVYDPIHLRTWAKLSARVNASIRLYRQSMQDGLIADGHQIQVRSNAVHNNIIRDLRLAFLATDAGDLVTRKRLILEIIKVQKDWLQSRQKAKEIKRKIKEIKQQNQLSIATAVANAKDMNYIEHEQMLVKHSLTDGERNQINKYILTQRYGVEITPWLKLQDEQGYYRQLLIHYYLTHESEYFHVRDEQEWHQQLSWGEGKVFLPDLKTYTLKVEAMRALGMLQFLELTREFTENDQDLILLKNITFQHSKHIKRALGINLIGEKEQVSAIKILSRLLNLLGLKLKRVNDVYQIDLETLYDGREKIFAVWHQRDELMLAHVKSVGYEFPDYSSDWKFEILQTNSGKIDQRISTSTLPLSKI from the coding sequence TGATGGAATGGGGATGCTTTAAGCCAAACCAACCCCGACAAAATCATAATGGCAAGCCCATCAAGTACGAGCATCCCCCCAGCACACCAACACGAGTGTTTTGTTTGCGGGTAACTTTGCAAGTCTGGCAGCAAATTGCTGGGCGTTACAATCTGGTCATGCCTGAGAATATCACCATTACTGATGATGGTGAAGCTAGGGGCTTTTGGCAATGGGTGATGCAACAGAATATTCCTCTCATCATCTGCGAGGGTGTAAAGAAAGCAGCCACGTTGTTGACGCAAGGATATGTAGCGATCGCCATTCCCGGAATTTCCAGTGGTTATCGGGTTGTGAAAGATGAATTTGGCAAAGTTACCCGTCGTCAGCTAATTCCTGATTTAGCCGCGTTTGCGATTACAAAGCGCAGTTTTTACATTTGCTTTGATTTTGAAACTCAACCCAAGACAATTGCTGCTGTAAATAATGCTATTTCTCAACTTGGTTGTTTATTTCAGCAAAAAAATTGCCCTGTAAAAGTCATCGAACTTCCAGGAATAGAAAAAGGGGTTGATGAATTTATTGTTGCTAAAGGTGCAAGTAGTTTCGAGAAAGTTTATCGCCAAGGTGTTGATTTAGAAATTTATCTTGCTCAAACCAAACCCCACACCGAGTTAAGGATTCCTGCTGCATTCACCTTTAACCGTCCTTATATAGGTGAAATACCTTTTCCTACCTCTGGATTAGTAGGAGTCAAATCAGCAAAAGGAACAGGGAAAACAACAGCATTACAAGGCGTTGTTCGGCAAGCGAAAACTAAAAATCAACCTGTTTTATTAATTACTCACAGAATCTTACTTGGACGATTCTTGTGTGAAAAAATTGGTATTCAATGGGGAACACATAAAGAAGATGGGGAGAAAAAGATTAATAAAACACTTACCCCCGCTCCTCCTATCCTCCGCTCTCCCTTTCCTCAGCAATCCCTCGGCTTGTGCGTTGATTCGATTTGGAAACTTAACCCGGAAAATTGGCGCGGGGCAATAGTAATTTTAGATGAAGTAGAGCAATCTTTATGGCATCTGCTAAATAGTAATACTTGTAAGCATAAACGGGTAAAAATATTAAAGTTATTCCAGCAACTCATTGCGACAGTTTTAACAAGCGGGGGGTTAGTAATTGCCCAAGATGCTGATTTATCAGATGTTTCTCTTGAATATTTACAAGGATTGGCAGGAATTAAATTAACACCTTGGGTAATTCTCAATCAGTGGAAGCCTCAACAAGGTTGGGACGTGACTTTTTATGATTCGCCAAACCCAACACCCCTAATTCACCAACTAGAATTGGATTTACTTGCTGGACGTAAATGTTATGTTACTACCGATAGTCGGGCTGGGCGTTATAGTTGTGAAACAATTGAACGTTATCTGAAAGAGCGACTACAAAAATTACGGCGACAATATCCTAAAACTCTGGTAGTTAGTAGTCACACTACAAACACACCTGGTCATGCAGCAGTTGATTTTATCGCTGCGATTAATCAAAAAATATCTGAATATGATGGCGTTTTTGTTACCCCTAGCCTTGGTACAGGAATTAGTATTGATGTCCAACATTTTGACCGAGTTTATGGAATTTTTCAAGGGGTAATTCCTGACTCGGAAGCAAGACAAGCGCTAGCAAGAGTCAGGGATGATGTACCGCGTGTTGTCTGGTGTGCTAAACGAGGTATTGGTCTAATTGGTAGTGGGAGTACAAATTATCGCTTGTTATCTGATTGGTATCAAGAAAATCAAAAAGAAAACTTAGCTTTGCTGAGTCCCCTACATAAAATAGATGTAGATTTACCCTTAGTTTACGATCCGATTCATTTGCGAACCTGGGCAAAGTTATCTGCAAGAGTAAATGCTTCTATTCGCCTCTATCGGCAATCTATGCAAGATGGTTTAATTGCTGATGGACATCAAATTCAGGTGCGGAGTAATGCGGTTCACAATAATATTATTCGAGATTTACGCCTAGCCTTTTTGGCAACTGACGCAGGTGATTTAGTTACTCGCAAAAGGTTAATTTTAGAAATTATTAAAGTTCAAAAAGATTGGCTACAAAGTCGTCAAAAAGCTAAAGAAATTAAACGCAAAATTAAAGAGATTAAGCAACAAAATCAACTATCGATAGCAACTGCTGTAGCTAATGCTAAAGATATGAATTATATAGAACATGAGCAGATGTTAGTTAAGCATTCCCTAACGGATGGAGAACGCAACCAAATCAACAAATATATTCTGACACAAAGGTATGGTGTAGAAATTACTCCTTGGCTAAAATTGCAGGATGAACAAGGATATTATCGTCAACTGTTAATTCACTATTATTTAACTCACGAGAGTGAGTATTTTCACGTCAGAGATGAGCAAGAATGGCATCAGCAATTGTCTTGGGGTGAAGGGAAAGTTTTTTTGCCAGATTTAAAAACTTACACGCTAAAAGTTGAAGCTATGAGAGCTTTAGGAATGCTTCAGTTTCTGGAATTAACACGAGAATTTACTGAGAACGATCAAGATTTGATATTATTAAAAAATATCACTTTCCAGCATAGTAAGCATATTAAAAGAGCGCTTGGTATTAATTTAATTGGAGAGAAAGAGCAAGTTTCGGCAATAAAAATACTCAGCCGACTATTAAATTTGTTGGGTTTGAAGCTAAAGCGGGTAAATGATGTTTATCAAATTGACCTAGAAACGCTATATGATGGCAGGGAAAAAATATTTGCTGTTTGGCATCAACGAGATGAGTTGATGTTGGCTCATGTTAAGAGTGTTGGTTATGAGTTTCCTGATTATTCTTCAGACTGGAAGTTTGAAATTCTACAAACGAACTCTGGAAAGATAGACCAAAGAATATCTACGTCTACTCTCCCATTATCTAAAATATAG
- a CDS encoding Uma2 family endonuclease — MFNYNPLDCLPSSAELPDSDDTPVDNELQILIPNLLLAILASIWQNRDDWFFGINMGVYHTPSIGAIVPDGFLSLGVERFVGENGRSSYVLWEEEGIPPILALEVVSQTYNGEYEQKKIDYAELGILYYVIYAPTRLRRKRQRLEVYRLFEGKYILQPGDKIWMPEIGLGIGREQGTYQGRMREWLYWYDEHGNRYSTPEEQLQNLLARLQQQGIDQNTL, encoded by the coding sequence ATGTTCAACTACAATCCGTTAGACTGCCTACCTTCATCGGCAGAATTACCAGATTCAGATGATACTCCTGTGGATAATGAACTCCAAATATTAATTCCTAACTTATTGTTAGCCATCTTAGCCTCGATTTGGCAAAACCGCGATGACTGGTTTTTCGGCATTAATATGGGTGTTTATCATACACCAAGTATTGGAGCTATAGTTCCTGATGGTTTCTTGAGTTTAGGTGTAGAACGTTTTGTTGGAGAAAATGGACGTTCTAGTTATGTTCTGTGGGAAGAAGAAGGCATTCCACCAATTTTAGCTTTAGAAGTTGTTTCTCAAACTTACAACGGCGAATACGAACAAAAAAAAATTGATTATGCCGAATTAGGCATTTTGTATTATGTAATTTATGCACCAACTCGCCTCCGGCGGAAGCGTCAACGTTTAGAAGTTTATCGCTTATTTGAAGGCAAATATATTTTACAACCAGGGGATAAAATTTGGATGCCAGAAATTGGTTTAGGTATTGGACGCGAACAGGGTACTTATCAAGGAAGGATGCGGGAATGGTTATATTGGTATGATGAGCATGGTAACAGATACTCAACGCCTGAAGAACAATTGCAAAATCTGTTAGCCAGATTACAACAGCAAGGAATTGACCAAAACACGCTTTAA
- a CDS encoding tetratricopeptide repeat protein: MNAEDFFNQGLNHNLQGNYQAAIAAYTQAIKLNPDYAEAYHNRGLILSSQLQDYRSAIANFNRAIEINPNFATAYYNRANTRYFLVDYQGAIADHNQALQLDPNLAQSYHSRGNAYFALENYDKAIADYIQTIEMSTQLADNINIDIANAYHNRGVNRFERGERQEAIADFQQALQWHPHFAAAYSNRGNIHQILGNYQEAIADHNQALQLDPNLAEAYHNRGNAHYALADYQSAIADYNRALKINPNFAGAYYNRGLVLAHLKNYHGAIEDFNQALKLNPDDVQAYYERGLVRSTLEDYQGAIADYDQALQENPTLALVYGFRANARRRLGDYQGAIEDSNRLLQLNPNLAEGYCDRAAARRSLGDHKGAIKDYDRALQINDNLAAAYYGRSIAREALQDLQGAIDDNTQAIELVPEFSQAYCNRGNARRLLGDEQGAIADYNQALKINPDLIEAYYNRGSTHYALEEYESAIADYTQALQINPQSAAFYSDRANARYALEDYQGAIEDYSRAIAIDPSFAEDWYNRGRSRSLLGDLQGALADLNQALQRQPNWASAYILRADVYRNLGDSQGAIRDFQKSADLYYQEGNIQYYQQIIELIEQLR, encoded by the coding sequence ATGAATGCTGAAGATTTTTTCAACCAAGGATTAAACCACAATTTACAAGGAAACTATCAAGCCGCGATCGCAGCTTATACCCAAGCAATCAAGCTAAATCCTGACTATGCCGAAGCTTACCATAATCGAGGGCTGATTTTAAGCAGTCAACTCCAAGATTATCGCAGTGCGATCGCTAACTTCAATCGCGCCATCGAAATCAATCCCAATTTTGCCACAGCCTATTACAACCGGGCTAATACTCGTTACTTTTTAGTCGATTATCAAGGTGCGATTGCTGACCATAATCAGGCATTACAATTAGATCCCAATCTGGCGCAATCTTACCACAGCCGAGGGAATGCCTACTTTGCTTTAGAAAACTACGACAAAGCAATCGCAGATTATATCCAAACAATAGAAATGAGTACCCAATTAGCTGATAACATCAATATTGATATTGCTAATGCTTATCATAATCGGGGCGTAAATCGTTTTGAACGTGGCGAGCGTCAAGAAGCGATCGCAGATTTTCAACAAGCTTTACAATGGCATCCCCATTTTGCCGCAGCTTACAGCAATCGCGGCAATATTCACCAGATTTTAGGAAATTATCAAGAAGCGATCGCTGACCATAACCAGGCATTACAATTAGATCCTAACTTGGCGGAAGCTTATCATAACCGAGGTAATGCTCACTACGCTTTAGCAGATTATCAAAGTGCGATCGCAGATTACAATCGCGCCCTAAAAATCAATCCCAACTTTGCTGGAGCGTACTATAATCGGGGTCTGGTGCTTGCTCACCTCAAAAACTATCACGGAGCAATTGAAGACTTTAACCAAGCATTAAAGCTGAATCCTGATGATGTGCAAGCTTATTATGAGCGGGGTCTGGTTCGTAGTACTCTTGAAGATTATCAGGGTGCGATCGCAGATTATGACCAAGCGTTACAAGAAAACCCGACTTTAGCTTTAGTATATGGCTTTCGGGCTAATGCTCGTCGCCGATTAGGAGACTATCAAGGTGCAATTGAAGATAGCAATCGCCTTTTACAACTCAATCCTAATTTAGCAGAAGGATATTGCGATCGCGCGGCGGCTCGTCGTTCTTTAGGAGATCATAAAGGAGCAATTAAAGATTACGATCGAGCATTGCAAATTAATGATAACTTAGCCGCAGCTTATTATGGTCGGAGTATTGCTCGTGAAGCTCTGCAAGATTTACAGGGAGCAATTGATGATAACACTCAAGCCATAGAGCTTGTTCCTGAATTTTCCCAAGCGTATTGCAATCGCGGAAATGCTCGTCGTCTTTTGGGAGATGAACAAGGAGCGATCGCAGATTATAACCAAGCATTAAAAATTAATCCTGATTTAATTGAAGCATATTACAACCGAGGTTCAACCCATTATGCTTTAGAAGAATATGAAAGTGCGATCGCAGATTATACCCAAGCTTTGCAAATAAATCCCCAATCTGCTGCATTTTACAGCGATCGCGCTAATGCTCGCTATGCCCTAGAAGATTATCAAGGGGCAATAGAAGATTACAGTCGAGCGATCGCCATCGACCCCAGCTTTGCCGAAGACTGGTACAATCGGGGTCGTAGCCGTTCTCTGTTGGGAGACTTACAAGGAGCGCTTGCAGACTTAAACCAAGCCTTACAGCGTCAGCCTAATTGGGCTTCAGCTTACATTCTCCGGGCAGATGTCTACCGCAATTTGGGAGACTCTCAAGGAGCAATTAGAGATTTTCAGAAATCCGCAGACTTATATTACCAAGAAGGGAATATTCAGTATTACCAACAAATTATCGAGCTAATTGAACAGCTTAGATGA
- a CDS encoding FAD-dependent oxidoreductase, which produces MQQNIQPKVKKVVLIGGGHSHAIVMKMFGIKPLTGVSLILITTASETAYSGMLPGHIAGFYSHKECHIDLRPLANFAQAQLYIDTVVALDLKNNKILCANGLVVDFDVLSIDIGSTPATISVSGAAEYAIAAKPVSQLLEHWYELIQAVGKNPQEPIRIAIAGGGAGGVELTLSMQSRLHRILDETQQPIQNLEIHLFQRGQELMPNYHQSVRHQLQQILTDRGIKLHIGENVCKIAPKNLTPNPSLQAERGNKEVFEIKCESGLTVECNKIFWVTQASAPEWLKTAGLVTNKQGFILVEDTLQSQTHPQVFASGDIATMINHPRPKAGVFAVRQGKPLFENLQRILLGKSLKPYKPQKQYLSLIGTGDKRAIATRGTFTLPPHKLLWYYKDWIDRRFMERFRFED; this is translated from the coding sequence ATTCAGCAAAATATACAACCAAAAGTTAAAAAAGTAGTGTTAATTGGTGGCGGTCACAGCCATGCTATTGTTATGAAAATGTTCGGTATCAAACCGTTAACAGGAGTAAGTTTGATACTGATTACCACAGCATCAGAGACAGCCTACTCTGGGATGTTACCAGGACATATTGCCGGATTTTATAGCCACAAGGAATGCCATATTGACTTGCGACCTTTGGCGAACTTTGCTCAAGCACAATTATATATTGACACGGTAGTTGCCCTAGACTTGAAAAACAACAAAATTCTCTGTGCTAACGGACTTGTGGTAGATTTTGATGTGCTGTCTATAGATATTGGCAGCACTCCGGCTACAATATCTGTATCAGGTGCGGCAGAATATGCGATCGCAGCTAAACCAGTATCGCAGCTATTAGAGCATTGGTATGAACTAATTCAAGCTGTAGGTAAAAATCCTCAAGAACCAATTAGGATTGCGATCGCAGGTGGAGGCGCTGGCGGTGTAGAATTAACGCTATCGATGCAATCTCGTTTACATCGGATTTTGGATGAAACTCAACAACCTATTCAAAACCTAGAAATTCATTTATTCCAGCGTGGACAAGAACTGATGCCCAATTATCATCAATCAGTGCGGCATCAACTTCAGCAAATTTTAACTGACCGAGGTATTAAGTTACATATTGGGGAAAATGTGTGTAAAATTGCACCTAAAAACCTCACCCCTAACCCCTCTTTGCAAGCAGAGAGGGGAAATAAAGAAGTATTTGAAATTAAATGTGAATCTGGTTTGACAGTAGAGTGCAATAAAATTTTTTGGGTAACACAAGCTTCAGCACCCGAATGGTTAAAAACCGCTGGATTAGTAACTAATAAGCAAGGTTTTATTTTGGTAGAAGACACGTTGCAATCTCAAACGCACCCGCAAGTATTTGCATCTGGTGACATTGCCACAATGATAAATCATCCGCGTCCAAAAGCTGGGGTGTTTGCTGTTAGACAAGGTAAACCTTTATTTGAGAATTTGCAGCGAATTTTATTAGGTAAGTCGCTCAAACCTTATAAGCCACAGAAACAATATTTGAGTTTAATTGGTACAGGAGACAAACGAGCGATCGCAACACGAGGCACTTTTACTTTACCACCCCACAAACTTTTGTGGTATTACAAAGATTGGATTGACCGCCGTTTTATGGAACGCTTTCGCTTTGAAGATTAG
- a CDS encoding pentapeptide repeat-containing protein has product MKNILSKNHIQLSKIFLWLPAFQEQVKKNQHHSLKRRLRIASEQLGNNTIETTIAVINDLEQIAHSHPQYHWTIVDILTTFVRKNAPYMPKEEVTSNLSTKVRVDIQAALTVIARRDANKDPVNQQLDLSFTDMRGANLKGANLQQINLYQANLAGANLRKANLAGAILSAANLEGANLSLANLEGAILSAANLEKANLSGANLHRASLYLAGLHGAILYDAILDGANLRETKFFE; this is encoded by the coding sequence ATGAAAAATATTTTATCAAAAAATCACATCCAGCTATCGAAAATATTCCTGTGGCTACCTGCTTTCCAGGAACAAGTTAAAAAAAATCAGCATCATTCGCTAAAACGACGCTTAAGAATAGCAAGTGAACAGCTTGGAAATAATACTATAGAAACCACTATAGCTGTAATTAATGATTTAGAACAAATTGCCCATAGTCATCCACAATACCACTGGACGATCGTAGACATTCTTACTACTTTTGTACGAAAAAATGCTCCTTATATGCCTAAAGAAGAAGTAACGAGCAACCTGTCAACAAAAGTTCGTGTAGACATTCAAGCCGCCCTGACTGTTATCGCCAGAAGAGATGCAAACAAAGACCCAGTAAATCAGCAACTTGATTTGAGCTTCACGGATATGAGAGGAGCAAACTTGAAAGGGGCGAATCTACAACAGATAAATCTCTATCAAGCTAATCTAGCTGGGGCTAATCTCAGAAAAGCTAATCTAGCGGGGGCAATACTTAGTGCAGCTAACCTAGAAGGAGCTAATTTATCTCTAGCAAACTTAGAAGGAGCAATCCTCAGTGCAGCTAACCTAGAGAAAGCTAACCTTTCTGGAGCTAACCTGCATCGTGCTAGTTTATATCTAGCTGGCTTGCATGGGGCAATTCTCTATGACGCCATACTCGATGGCGCAAACCTCAGAGAAACCAAATTCTTTGAATAA
- a CDS encoding pentapeptide repeat-containing protein, whose protein sequence is MSSKKTDALLNWLITLTVIFGCSLTVIFFALSSIKELSIQEKIQYRNQALTTTAIVFLASAAMFNTYYAARRAQAMQKSAIASEKNLEIGLQNAKLNQDRLIAERFMGAIAQLGHEKVETRTGAIYALERVAQDFPQEHWTIMEILTAFVRENTPIQHLKGEQQQPEYQEAVYSSKSRTRSRLTPQVDQNLHEEFPKIRTDIQAALTVIGRRNLLEDPKDQTLDLRNTDIRQADLLKTNLQQADLRGADLSGADLRGADLSGCDLSGAKLIRSILYETKLLKASLYGANLCWANLNRTNLSGANLRSANLSGASLRAANLQGANLYKANLQQATLKMANLSGAKLFLANLQGAKLGKANLHQTGLIGANLCGANLNGANLSGANLNAAKLHQTEVYFANLSEASLTEADLYQANLIGANLYRATFYQANLTQANLMGANFSEANLSDVKLEGTILTGAKNLELEQIREALGDRTTRLPDYIEAPTDWRQSG, encoded by the coding sequence ATGTCTTCTAAAAAGACAGACGCTCTGTTGAATTGGTTGATAACTTTAACAGTTATATTTGGCTGCTCGTTGACTGTAATTTTCTTCGCCTTGTCCAGTATTAAAGAGTTGTCAATTCAAGAAAAAATCCAGTATAGAAATCAAGCTTTAACAACTACTGCTATAGTTTTTCTGGCATCGGCAGCAATGTTTAATACTTATTATGCAGCAAGGCGTGCCCAAGCAATGCAGAAGAGTGCGATCGCATCTGAAAAAAACTTAGAAATTGGACTGCAAAATGCAAAACTCAATCAAGACAGATTGATTGCAGAGCGCTTTATGGGCGCAATTGCCCAGCTTGGCCATGAAAAGGTTGAAACCCGGACAGGCGCAATTTATGCTTTAGAAAGGGTTGCTCAGGATTTTCCTCAAGAACACTGGACAATTATGGAAATTCTCACTGCCTTTGTGCGAGAGAATACACCTATCCAGCACCTAAAAGGGGAGCAACAACAGCCGGAATATCAAGAAGCAGTTTATTCAAGTAAGAGTAGAACTAGGTCGCGTCTGACACCGCAGGTAGATCAAAATCTCCATGAAGAATTTCCCAAAATACGCACTGATATTCAAGCAGCCCTGACTGTTATCGGTAGGCGTAATTTACTCGAAGACCCAAAAGATCAGACACTTGATTTACGTAACACCGACATTAGACAAGCAGACCTGCTAAAAACTAACCTGCAACAAGCTGACCTGCGTGGGGCTGACTTGAGTGGGGCTGACTTGCGTGGGGCTGACTTGAGTGGATGTGACCTTAGTGGCGCTAAACTTATTAGGTCGATTCTCTATGAAACCAAATTACTAAAAGCTAGTTTATATGGAGCCAACCTTTGTTGGGCTAACTTGAATCGTACCAATCTCTCTGGAGCAAACCTGCGTTCAGCTAACCTCTCTGGTGCAAGTCTGCGTGCAGCTAATTTACAGGGGGCGAACCTTTATAAAGCTAACTTACAACAAGCCACCTTAAAAATGGCTAACCTCTCTGGAGCAAAGTTATTTTTAGCTAACTTGCAAGGAGCAAAATTGGGTAAAGCCAACCTCCACCAAACGGGTTTGATTGGTGCTAATCTTTGTGGGGCTAACTTAAATGGAGCTAACCTTTCTGGGGCTAATTTGAATGCAGCCAAACTCCACCAAACAGAAGTTTATTTTGCCAACCTTTCGGAAGCCAGCTTAACTGAAGCTGACCTGTATCAGGCTAATCTGATTGGAGCAAACTTGTATAGGGCAACCTTTTATCAAGCTAACCTGACTCAGGCAAACCTCATGGGGGCTAACTTTTCAGAAGCTAATCTCAGTGATGTCAAACTGGAAGGGACTATTTTGACAGGAGCGAAAAACTTAGAGTTGGAGCAGATTAGAGAGGCACTTGGCGATCGCACTACTCGCCTACCTGATTATATAGAAGCACCGACAGATTGGCGACAATCAGGTTGA
- a CDS encoding ATP-binding protein, which translates to MFSKLNLQVKLFGSFGVITAIILIVGTGSYSSISKLSSYIDELANNDLPSVDGLWKISEGQIQIESSERLLLNQTLTKQQRQLTLVQIDKAWKQIDQGWEQALNTQQALNTPLNNPVEQQLSEQFIQNWKVWKQAHQEFMSLERKFYELNISQPELMQAKLGHRRQQNLPQIKRVESALALYNQLQSNTPTRELLYEKANTSLQSLLKNNQDFAVQIQESGNKAAKQNQFAAMIIILVGLGASLTLAWLLSRAIAQPIQEAHDTLEHRVEERTQELQETLETLLKTQSQLVQTEKMSSLGQLVAGVAHEINNPVNFIHANVTYLNEYVIALVALLKMYEQEYPQTSQGIQEMIEEIDLEFLAEDLPKMLASMKVGTTRISDIVQSLRTFSRMDEAELKSVNLHAGIDSTLMILEHRLKARPECPEIHVVKHYGDLPLVECYAGQLNQVFMNILTNAIDALEEYNCDRSYQQISENLSQITISTDINTQNQVKIVIADNGSGMPESVRQRIFDPFYTTKPVGKGTGLGLSISYQIITVKHGGTLECYSTSGQETQFVIQIPVKAS; encoded by the coding sequence ATGTTCTCCAAACTAAATTTGCAGGTAAAACTTTTTGGTTCTTTTGGGGTGATTACTGCAATCATTCTGATAGTGGGTACAGGTTCCTATAGCAGTATTTCAAAGCTATCAAGCTATATCGACGAGCTGGCTAACAACGATTTACCCAGTGTGGATGGCTTGTGGAAAATCAGCGAAGGACAAATTCAAATTGAGTCCTCCGAACGGCTATTGCTTAACCAAACCTTGACAAAGCAACAGCGGCAGTTGACTTTGGTGCAGATTGACAAAGCCTGGAAACAAATTGATCAGGGATGGGAGCAAGCGTTGAATACGCAGCAAGCGTTGAATACGCCGCTCAACAACCCAGTAGAGCAACAGTTATCAGAACAGTTCATCCAAAATTGGAAAGTCTGGAAGCAAGCCCACCAGGAATTTATGAGTTTAGAGCGAAAGTTCTATGAGCTTAATATTTCTCAACCGGAGTTAATGCAAGCAAAACTGGGGCATCGGAGACAACAGAATTTGCCTCAAATAAAGCGCGTCGAGTCTGCTTTAGCTCTCTACAATCAATTGCAGTCCAATACACCAACTAGAGAATTACTTTATGAAAAAGCTAATACTTCATTACAAAGTCTGCTCAAAAACAATCAAGATTTTGCAGTTCAAATTCAAGAATCTGGCAATAAGGCAGCAAAGCAAAACCAATTTGCGGCTATGATCATCATTCTAGTGGGATTGGGCGCATCACTGACACTGGCATGGCTGCTGAGTCGGGCGATCGCTCAACCGATCCAGGAAGCTCATGATACGCTGGAACATCGAGTTGAAGAACGAACTCAAGAATTGCAAGAGACGCTAGAGACTCTCTTAAAAACTCAATCCCAATTGGTACAGACAGAAAAGATGTCGAGCTTAGGACAGTTGGTGGCGGGAGTTGCTCACGAAATTAATAATCCAGTCAATTTCATTCATGCAAATGTGACTTATCTAAATGAGTATGTAATTGCTCTAGTGGCTTTGCTCAAGATGTATGAACAGGAGTATCCTCAAACAAGTCAGGGAATTCAGGAAATGATTGAGGAGATTGACTTAGAATTTTTAGCAGAAGATTTGCCTAAAATGCTTGCTTCTATGAAAGTGGGAACGACGCGAATTAGTGATATTGTTCAATCGCTCCGCACATTTTCTCGCATGGATGAAGCAGAACTAAAATCTGTTAACCTTCATGCTGGGATTGATAGTACGCTAATGATTCTGGAACATCGCCTGAAAGCTAGACCAGAATGCCCAGAAATTCATGTAGTCAAACACTATGGCGATCTGCCGTTAGTGGAATGTTATGCGGGTCAACTCAATCAGGTGTTTATGAATATTCTCACAAATGCAATTGACGCGCTAGAGGAATACAATTGCGATCGCAGCTATCAACAGATATCAGAGAATCTCAGCCAAATCACAATTTCAACCGATATCAACACTCAAAATCAGGTAAAAATTGTCATTGCAGATAACGGTTCAGGAATGCCTGAATCTGTGAGACAACGCATCTTTGATCCGTTCTATACAACAAAACCTGTAGGTAAAGGGACGGGGCTGGGATTGTCTATCAGCTACCAAATTATCACGGTCAAACACGGCGGAACATTGGAGTGCTATTCAACTTCAGGACAGGAAACGCAGTTTGTAATTCAAATTCCAGTAAAGGCAAGCTGA